In Mytilus edulis chromosome 4, xbMytEdul2.2, whole genome shotgun sequence, the following proteins share a genomic window:
- the LOC139519436 gene encoding uncharacterized protein: protein MIPVTRRTSVVPNKTNNPWEEVQNASGSDIPKSFECLIRMITGTKFPDCHSTVESVKSLTPRKVISNLTKVYNSYNADTYDTDEDELSEFIVEDDEIDDENSTSDGTDDDDKIHTGRIDRSRTEFSETKLHRLRKISSSDSESEGNQVNNATNQKESNDFSKNHTNNDTSVLKKQILSSSDEEKDESVGGTLNNECFEQESESESDDNIHSTCSKRKRNIESSDSDSDSESKTSNSRRMSATKRTTERLKQRQELFRELKETRRKAS from the exons ATGATTCCAGTGACGCGGAGAACGAGTGTTGTACCAAACAAGACAAACAA TCCCTGGGAAGAAGTTCAGAACGCATCCGGAAGCGACATTCCCAAGAGTTTCGAATGCCTGATAAGAATGATTACTGGAACAAAATTCCCCGACTGTCACAGTACTGTAGAGAGTGTGAAATCTTTGACACCGAGGAAAGTGATCAGCAACTTAACTAAAGT GTACAATAGTTACAATGCAGATACATATGATACTGATGAAGATGAATTGAGCGAGTTTATTGTAGAAGATGATGAAATTGATGACGAAAACAGTACAAGCGATGGAACTGACGATGATGACAAAATTCATACG gGACGCATAGATCGGAGCAGAACTGaattttctgaaacaaaattACATAGGCTTCGCAAGATTTCAAGTTCCGATTCAGAATCGGAGGGAAATCAAGTCAACAATGCTACCAATCAAAAGGAATCAAACGATTTTAGCAAAAATCATACGAATAATGATACTAGTGTATTAAAAAAGCAAATACTCTCAAGTTCAGATGAAGAAAAAGATGAATCTGTTGGTGGTACATTAAATAATGAATGTTTTGAACAAGAATCTGAATCTGAAAGTGATGATAATATACATAGTACTTGTAGTAAGAGGAAACGGAATATAGAGAGTAGTGATTCGGATTCAGATTCCGAAAGTAAAACGTCTAACTCTCGTAGAATGTCAGCTACAAAGAGGACAACAGAACGTTTAAAACAAAGACAGGAATTATTTAGAGAACTTAAAGAAACAAGACGAAAAGCGTCGTAG